A window of Chlorocebus sabaeus isolate Y175 chromosome 14, mChlSab1.0.hap1, whole genome shotgun sequence contains these coding sequences:
- the PAPOLG gene encoding poly(A) polymerase gamma isoform X3, translating into MKEMSANTVLDSQCQQKHYGITSPISLACPKEIDHIYTQKLIDAMKPFGVFEDEEELNHRLVVLGKLNNLVKEWISDVSESKNLPPSVVATVGGKIFTFGSYRLGVHTKGADIDALCVAPRHVERSDFFQSFFEKLKHQDGIRNLRAVEDAFVPVIKFEFDGIEIDLVFARLAIQTISDNLDLRDDSRLRSLDIRCIRSLNGCRVTDEILHLVPNKETFRLTLRAVKLWAKRRGIYSNMLGFLGGVSWAMLVARTCQLYPNAAASTLVHKFFLVFSKWEWPNPVLLKQPEESNLNLPVWDPRVNPSDRYHLMPIITPAYPQQNSTYNVSTSTRTVMVEEFKQGLAVTDEILQGKSDWSKLLEPPNFFQKYRHYIVLTASASTEENHLE; encoded by the exons ATGAAAGAGATGTCTGC AAACACCGTGCTGGACAGCCAGTGTCAACAAAAGCATTATGGAATTACCTCTCCGATTAGTTTGGCGTGTCCTAAAGAAATTGATCATATTTACACACAGAAATTAATTGACGCCATGAAACCATTTGGAGTGtttgaagatgaggaagaatTGAACCACAG gctaGTGGTTCTTGGTAAATTGAACAATTTAGTAAAAGAATGGATTTCTGATGTCAGTGAGAGTAAG aacctCCCACCTTCTGTTGTGGCTACTGTTGGTGGTAAAATTTTCACGTTTGGATCCTATAGGCTTGGAGTACACACCAAAG GAGCTGACATTGATGCACTTTGTGTAGCTCCAAGACACGTGGAgagatctgatttttttcagtctttttttgaaaaattgaaacaTCAAGATGGCATTAGAAACTTAAGA gcTGTAGAAGATGCCTTTGTACCTGttataaaatttgaatttgatGGTATTGAA ATTGATCTAGTCTTTGCAAGACTGGCAatacaaaccatatcagataatTTAGATCTAAGAGACGACTCTCGCCTGAGAAGCCTTGATATAAGGTGTATTCGCAGCTTAAATG GATGTAGAGTTACTGATGAAATTTTGCATTTAGTGCCAAATAAAGAAACTTTTAGACTCACCCTAAGAGCTGTCAAATTATGGGCAAAAC GACGTGGTATTTATTCCAACATGCTAGGATTCCTTGGTGGTGTCTCCTGGGCAATGCTAGTTGCAAGAACTTGCCAATTGTATCCAAATGCAGCAGCATCTACTTTAGTTCATaagttctttttagttttttccaaGTG GGAATGGCCAAATCCTGTGCTGCTGAAGCAACCAGAAGAAAGCAATTTGAATTTGCCTGTCTGGGATCCTCGG GTAAATCCATCAGATAGGTATCATCTCATGCCCATAATCACCCCTGCCTACCCACAACAGAATTCTACGTATAATGTGTCCACATCAACTCGAACAGTAATGGTAGAAGAATTTAAACAAG gtcTTGCAGTCACAGATGAAATTCTCCAAGGCAAATCAGATTGGTCCAAACTACTTGAGCCACCAAATTTCTTTCAAAAGTATAG ACATTATATAGTATTGACTGCCAGCGCATCAACAGAAGAAAACCATCTAGAGTG
- the PAPOLG gene encoding poly(A) polymerase gamma isoform X2, which yields MKEMSANTVLDSQCQQKHYGITSPISLACPKEIDHIYTQKLIDAMKPFGVFEDEEELNHRLVVLGKLNNLVKEWISDVSESKNLPPSVVATVGGKIFTFGSYRLGVHTKGADIDALCVAPRHVERSDFFQSFFEKLKHQDGIRNLRAVEDAFVPVIKFEFDGIEIDLVFARLAIQTISDNLDLRDDSRLRSLDIRCIRSLNGCRVTDEILHLVPNKETFRLTLRAVKLWAKRRGIYSNMLGFLGGVSWAMLVARTCQLYPNAAASTLVHKFFLVFSKWEWPNPVLLKQPEESNLNLPVWDPRVNPSDRYHLMPIITPAYPQQNSTYNVSTSTRTVMVEEFKQGLAVTDEILQGKSDWSKLLEPPNFFQKYRHYIVLTASASTEENHLEWVGLVESKIRVLVGNLERNEFITLAHVNPQSFPGNKEHHKEH from the exons ATGAAAGAGATGTCTGC AAACACCGTGCTGGACAGCCAGTGTCAACAAAAGCATTATGGAATTACCTCTCCGATTAGTTTGGCGTGTCCTAAAGAAATTGATCATATTTACACACAGAAATTAATTGACGCCATGAAACCATTTGGAGTGtttgaagatgaggaagaatTGAACCACAG gctaGTGGTTCTTGGTAAATTGAACAATTTAGTAAAAGAATGGATTTCTGATGTCAGTGAGAGTAAG aacctCCCACCTTCTGTTGTGGCTACTGTTGGTGGTAAAATTTTCACGTTTGGATCCTATAGGCTTGGAGTACACACCAAAG GAGCTGACATTGATGCACTTTGTGTAGCTCCAAGACACGTGGAgagatctgatttttttcagtctttttttgaaaaattgaaacaTCAAGATGGCATTAGAAACTTAAGA gcTGTAGAAGATGCCTTTGTACCTGttataaaatttgaatttgatGGTATTGAA ATTGATCTAGTCTTTGCAAGACTGGCAatacaaaccatatcagataatTTAGATCTAAGAGACGACTCTCGCCTGAGAAGCCTTGATATAAGGTGTATTCGCAGCTTAAATG GATGTAGAGTTACTGATGAAATTTTGCATTTAGTGCCAAATAAAGAAACTTTTAGACTCACCCTAAGAGCTGTCAAATTATGGGCAAAAC GACGTGGTATTTATTCCAACATGCTAGGATTCCTTGGTGGTGTCTCCTGGGCAATGCTAGTTGCAAGAACTTGCCAATTGTATCCAAATGCAGCAGCATCTACTTTAGTTCATaagttctttttagttttttccaaGTG GGAATGGCCAAATCCTGTGCTGCTGAAGCAACCAGAAGAAAGCAATTTGAATTTGCCTGTCTGGGATCCTCGG GTAAATCCATCAGATAGGTATCATCTCATGCCCATAATCACCCCTGCCTACCCACAACAGAATTCTACGTATAATGTGTCCACATCAACTCGAACAGTAATGGTAGAAGAATTTAAACAAG gtcTTGCAGTCACAGATGAAATTCTCCAAGGCAAATCAGATTGGTCCAAACTACTTGAGCCACCAAATTTCTTTCAAAAGTATAG ACATTATATAGTATTGACTGCCAGCGCATCAACAGAAGAAAACCATCTAGAGTG